From a region of the Asterias amurensis chromosome 2, ASM3211899v1 genome:
- the LOC139954379 gene encoding uncharacterized protein isoform X3, with translation MVLTMSTTDDAILQSGSRRPEARDPDNRHGSSLLHSSPPPRPDSLNMDGWCIVSEAALTKEMLQHIHKPEEIASLAASYLTRQLFAILEDSLEPLLVDQIFKALQDISEVDAQVLRNFIEELNEEQDKEEHPHLSLFSNDNESPRDDNRHPRVVIKVLLDLLRFSPLPVEHNILWVRLLSRLSHPPHDLATFIDLKVAATVLGTMSAHTNSAQIQEHGCRVLEPLAKFRPTPFQKAPVRESGIQVLLRTLETHLNDATIVAGVCLVLANLTCTMSQFTSWAIQQGYPDDEAEKLVMVSMEITDYIKENGLTLLDRAIIIWADNMEIQNEATRIMACFGYHSPLPSSEDSSPTETGHRKPSILKSFDSPRPTCPERRVTFSYDLDTRVEYQCSDSESDFGPEEPKRHTVCGGEMAKDNDIRGEAFFLEGEARMREDYEMEPGPSKADRKLSFPNFKMEGDYLKMWEHILGEGLFSSICYDLAQLERDFDKTGSSSSKSSSCETLDLGEYSHTVDDYHPYAKQPLNGPCKSLPSRNEVRPDRGAARSRFATVPAYRHDFFQPNWQVQDTDSAIRNRLSIESATPKTKKRPVSEPTKKFHFDLLPEERDVVVESEDEGLETADDKTFTEYSEVDIIEALVRSGMLNADTCSGLPTIRSHDLDKTELENKGNEEKENQCLSRSENTESGVSTLDTTLETSDQSFDPNSISSHADPLDLDFDLLPIDEYLENKSLADDILSSFGIFRDGTTQSSPLEPIDGKCEMYSLPGMSNRCSDTDDVFFNGATMGDCYSSGRSASFIVKDRDILDLTFGPNESTIQDMTQPVYSGTFDSLHDTSSVFRSSLASSPTSSVSSASLSYAEWSDLEALHEEEGSMLSMDTVTTQDTPPNSETEMNSYHTMPKQKKINFMHRFSERKPQNYPPPKPRRTWYYRSSADVRKSLVKSCGVEVDAVLGLDCQYATVNKSPTRVSKRGLNLLAFSKTSTNMSFDSGVVTGDDEEGPSTVSCRDSYPVGHDYEEVYMSKTELKPTLYERLSRKGHYAEVKKAKVQVKGESSSEATYAVCTLWVNKNCVEALVTFDHLTKQLLSPYSIVPAVRQLEGVRKMSLGDSLDVIEASDYPAWTSILNVLATEENKWTLSLAAQVLPIIDRLFYTKDEAIMDASVGLVQLLIRKFGHEIEKHHSGGLFRTRFRDDCRTCFMWLSKLYSRVSDLMKRDSRREDDLDSLLHLALLSSLRESLKPFNSRISRGVTM, from the exons ATGGTGCTGACCATGTCAACAACTGATGATGCCATACTGCAATCGGGCAGCAGACGTCCGGAGGCCAGGGATCCAGACAATCGTCATGGGTCGTCTCTGCTACACAGCTCCCCACCGCCCAGGCCTGATTCACTCAACATGGACGGCTGGTGCATCGTATCGGAGGCTGCACTCACAAAGGAAATGTTGCAACATATCCACAAACCAGAAGAG aTTGCGAGTCTTGCAGCATCCTATCTGACCCGGCAGCTTTTTGCCATTCTGGAGGACAGTCTGGAGCCACTCCTCGTAGACCAAATCTTCAAAGCTTTACAG GACATCAGTGAAGTTGACGCACAAGTTTTGAGAAATTTCATCGAGGAGCTGAATGAAGAGCAGGATAAAGAAGAGCACCCTCATCTGAGCCTGTTCAGTAACGACAATGAAAGTCCGAGAGATGACAACCGACACCCACGGGTAGTCATCAAGGTGCTCTTAGACTTGCTGAGGTTTTCACCG CTCCCAGTGGAACACAACATCCTGTGGGTCAGGCTGCTGTCTCGCCTGAGTCACCCGCCACATGACCTGGCCACCTTTATTGACCTCAAAGTTGCAGCCACCGTCCTGGGTACCATGAGTGCCCACACCAACTCGGCCCAAATCCAGGAGCATGGCTGTAGGGTCCTGGAGCCACTGGCCAAGTTCAGACCGACGCCGTTTCAGAAG GCCCCAGTTAGAGAGAGCGGTATTCAGGTGTTACTACGCACACTTGAGACACACCTCAACGACGCTACTATCGTAGCTGGAGTGTGTCTGGTCCTAGCCAACTTAACATGCACCATGTCACAGTTTACATCATGGGCCATCCAACAAG GTTACCCAGACGATGAAGCTGAGAAACTGGTCATGGTGTCCATGGAGATCACAGACTACATCAAGGAGAACGGCCTGACACTACTGGACAGAGCCATCATCATATGGGCTGATAACATGGAGATACAGAATGAGGCTACCAGAATCATGGCTTGCTTTGGCTACCATTCCCCATTGCCAAG TTCTGAAGATTCCAGCCCCACCGAAACTGGTCACCGTAAGCCGAGCATACTCAAAAGCTTTGACTCTCCACGACCGACCTGCCCAGAGCGTCGCGTCACATTCTCTTATGATTTGGACACCAGAGTCGAGTACCAGTGTTCAGATTCAGAATCTGACTTTGGTCCTGAAGAGCCTAAACGACACACCGTCTGTGGAGGTGAGATGGCTAAGGATAACGACATCAGGGGGGAGGCTTTCTTCCTGGAGGGCGAGGCCAGAATGAGGGAAGATTACGAAATGGAACCCGGACCCAGCAAAGCAGATAGAAAATTGTCGTTCCCAAACTTCAAAATGGAGGGTGACTACCTGAAGATGTGGGAGCATATCCTTGGAGAGGGCCTGTTCTCCAGCATCTGTTACGACCTGGCACAGCTGGAGCGGGACTTTGACAAGACGGGGTCAAGTTCATCGAAGAGCAGCAGCTGTGAGACTCTGGATCTGGGCGAGTACAGCCACACGGTGGATGATTATCACCCTTATGCCAAGCAGCCATTAAATGGTCCCTGTAAGAGCTTACCATCAAGAAATGAAGTGAGGCCCGATAGAGGTGCTGCCCGAAGTCGCTTCGCCACTGTACCGGCTTATCGCCATGACTTCTTCCAACCAAACTGGCAAGTCCAGGACACAGATTCTGCCATCAGAAACCGTTTGTCTATAGAGAGTGCAACTCCAAAGACCAAGAAACGGCCTGTTTCTGAGCCGACGAAGAAGTTCCATTTTGATCTCCTCCCCGAAGAGAGAGATGTAGTCGTAGAATCCGAAGATGAGGGTTTGGAAACTGCCGACGATAAAACCTTTACAGAGTATTCTGAGGTTGACATTATTGAGGCTCTGGTCCGTTCAGGTATGTTGAATGCAGATACATGTAGTGGTCTACCAACAATTAGGAGCCATGATCTAGACAAGACAGAACTTGAGAATAAGGGTAATGAGGAGAAGGAGAATCAATGTCTCTCAAGGTCTGAGAACACAGAGTCTGGTGTGAGCACCTTGGACACGACCTTGGAGACCTCGGATCAGAGTTTCGATCCAAACAGCATCAGCAGCCATGCCGATCCACTAGACCTGGATTTTGACTTACTTCCAATCGATGAGTACCTGGAAAACAAAAGCCTTGCAGACGATATTCTCAGCAGTTTTGGGATCTTCAGAGACGGAACTACTCAAAGTAGCCCTTTGGAGCCCATTGATGGAAAGTGTGAGATGTACTCTCTTCCTGGTATGTCCAATAGATGCAGTGACACTGATGATGTCTTCTTTAACGGTGCCACAATGGGTGATTGTTACAGTAGTGGCAGGTCGGCTAGTTTTATCGTAAAAGACCGCGACATTTTAGACCTTACATTTGGACCGAATGAGTCCACCATACAAGATATGACACAGCCAGTGTACTCAGGAACGTTTGACTCTCTGCACGACACTTCAAGTGTTTTCCGTAGTTCCTTGGCCAGCAGTCCAACCAGCTCTGTAAGTTCAGCCTCTTTGTCATATGCCGAATGGAGCGATCTTGAGGCTTTGCACGAAGAGGAAGGATCCATGCTATCCATGGATACAGTGACCACACAGGACACGCCGCCCAACTCTGAAACCGAGATGAATTCCTACCACACCATGCCCAAACAGAAGAAGATTAACTTCATGCACCGCTTCTCGGAGCGCAAGCCGCAAAATTATCCACCCCCGAAACCTAGAAGGACCTGGTACTACCGCTCCAGCGCTGACGTACGCAAAAGCCTTGTGAAATCCTGCGGGGTTGAAGTTGATGCTGTGCTCGGTTTGGATTGCCAGTACGCTACGGTGAACAAATCCCCAACACGAGTAAGCAAGCGTGGGTTAAACTTACTGGCGTTCAGCAAGACCAGCACGAACATGTCGTTTGACTCTGGGGTGGTGACTGGTGATGATGAGGAAGGTCCTTCCACTGTAAGCTGTAGAGATTCCTACCCTGTTGGACACGACTACGAAGAGGTGTACATGAGCAAGACGGAGCTGAAACCAACCCTGTATGAGAGATTGTCACGAAAGGGACACTACGCTGAAGTCAAGAAAGCAAAAGTTCAAGTTAAGGGAGAAAGCAGTTCAgag GCAACCTATGCTGTCTGCACCCTGTGGGTGAACAAGAACTGCGTGGAGGCCCTGGTGACATTTGATCACCTGACCAAGCAGCTTCTGTCCCCTTACTCCATCGTCCCCGCTGTCAGACAACTAGAGGGGGTTCGAAAGATGAGCTTGGGAGACAGCCTGGATGTTATAGAGGCAAGCGACTACCCTGCTTGGACCAGCATTTTGAATGTGCTGGCAACAGAAGA
- the LOC139954379 gene encoding uncharacterized protein isoform X2 produces the protein MQLFGERSHQTDVPMVLTMSTTDDAILQSGSRRPEARDPDNRHGSSLLHSSPPPRPDSLNMDGWCIVSEAALTKEMLQHIHKPEEIASLAASYLTRQLFAILEDSLEPLLVDQIFKALQDISEVDAQVLRNFIEELNEEQDKEEHPHLSLFSNDNESPRDDNRHPRVVIKVLLDLLRFSPLPVEHNILWVRLLSRLSHPPHDLATFIDLKVAATVLGTMSAHTNSAQIQEHGCRVLEPLAKFRPTPFQKAPVRESGIQVLLRTLETHLNDATIVAGVCLVLANLTCTMSQFTSWAIQQGYPDDEAEKLVMVSMEITDYIKENGLTLLDRAIIIWADNMEIQNEATRIMACFGYHSPLPSSEDSSPTETGHRKPSILKSFDSPRPTCPERRVTFSYDLDTRVEYQCSDSESDFGPEEPKRHTVCGGEMAKDNDIRGEAFFLEGEARMREDYEMEPGPSKADRKLSFPNFKMEGDYLKMWEHILGEGLFSSICYDLAQLERDFDKTGSSSSKSSSCETLDLGEYSHTVDDYHPYAKQPLNGPCKSLPSRNEVRPDRGAARSRFATVPAYRHDFFQPNWQVQDTDSAIRNRLSIESATPKTKKRPVSEPTKKFHFDLLPEERDVVVESEDEGLETADDKTFTEYSEVDIIEALVRSGMLNADTCSGLPTIRSHDLDKTELENKGNEEKENQCLSRSENTESGVSTLDTTLETSDQSFDPNSISSHADPLDLDFDLLPIDEYLENKSLADDILSSFGIFRDGTTQSSPLEPIDGKCEMYSLPGMSNRCSDTDDVFFNGATMGDCYSSGRSASFIVKDRDILDLTFGPNESTIQDMTQPVYSGTFDSLHDTSSVFRSSLASSPTSSVSSASLSYAEWSDLEALHEEEGSMLSMDTVTTQDTPPNSETEMNSYHTMPKQKKINFMHRFSERKPQNYPPPKPRRTWYYRSSADVRKSLVKSCGVEVDAVLGLDCQYATVNKSPTRVSKRGLNLLAFSKTSTNMSFDSGVVTGDDEEGPSTVSCRDSYPVGHDYEEVYMSKTELKPTLYERLSRKGHYAEVKKAKVQVKGESSSEATYAVCTLWVNKNCVEALVTFDHLTKQLLSPYSIVPAVRQLEGVRKMSLGDSLDVIEASDYPAWTSILNVLATEENKWTLSLAAQVLPIIDRLFYTKDEAIMDASVGLVQLLIRKFGHEIEKHHSGGLFRTRFRDDCRTCFMWLSKLYSRVSDLMKRDSRREDDLDSLLHLALLSSLRESLKPFNSRISRGVTM, from the exons ATGCAGTTATTTGGTGAGA GGTCTCACCAAACTGACGTACCAATGGTGCTGACCATGTCAACAACTGATGATGCCATACTGCAATCGGGCAGCAGACGTCCGGAGGCCAGGGATCCAGACAATCGTCATGGGTCGTCTCTGCTACACAGCTCCCCACCGCCCAGGCCTGATTCACTCAACATGGACGGCTGGTGCATCGTATCGGAGGCTGCACTCACAAAGGAAATGTTGCAACATATCCACAAACCAGAAGAG aTTGCGAGTCTTGCAGCATCCTATCTGACCCGGCAGCTTTTTGCCATTCTGGAGGACAGTCTGGAGCCACTCCTCGTAGACCAAATCTTCAAAGCTTTACAG GACATCAGTGAAGTTGACGCACAAGTTTTGAGAAATTTCATCGAGGAGCTGAATGAAGAGCAGGATAAAGAAGAGCACCCTCATCTGAGCCTGTTCAGTAACGACAATGAAAGTCCGAGAGATGACAACCGACACCCACGGGTAGTCATCAAGGTGCTCTTAGACTTGCTGAGGTTTTCACCG CTCCCAGTGGAACACAACATCCTGTGGGTCAGGCTGCTGTCTCGCCTGAGTCACCCGCCACATGACCTGGCCACCTTTATTGACCTCAAAGTTGCAGCCACCGTCCTGGGTACCATGAGTGCCCACACCAACTCGGCCCAAATCCAGGAGCATGGCTGTAGGGTCCTGGAGCCACTGGCCAAGTTCAGACCGACGCCGTTTCAGAAG GCCCCAGTTAGAGAGAGCGGTATTCAGGTGTTACTACGCACACTTGAGACACACCTCAACGACGCTACTATCGTAGCTGGAGTGTGTCTGGTCCTAGCCAACTTAACATGCACCATGTCACAGTTTACATCATGGGCCATCCAACAAG GTTACCCAGACGATGAAGCTGAGAAACTGGTCATGGTGTCCATGGAGATCACAGACTACATCAAGGAGAACGGCCTGACACTACTGGACAGAGCCATCATCATATGGGCTGATAACATGGAGATACAGAATGAGGCTACCAGAATCATGGCTTGCTTTGGCTACCATTCCCCATTGCCAAG TTCTGAAGATTCCAGCCCCACCGAAACTGGTCACCGTAAGCCGAGCATACTCAAAAGCTTTGACTCTCCACGACCGACCTGCCCAGAGCGTCGCGTCACATTCTCTTATGATTTGGACACCAGAGTCGAGTACCAGTGTTCAGATTCAGAATCTGACTTTGGTCCTGAAGAGCCTAAACGACACACCGTCTGTGGAGGTGAGATGGCTAAGGATAACGACATCAGGGGGGAGGCTTTCTTCCTGGAGGGCGAGGCCAGAATGAGGGAAGATTACGAAATGGAACCCGGACCCAGCAAAGCAGATAGAAAATTGTCGTTCCCAAACTTCAAAATGGAGGGTGACTACCTGAAGATGTGGGAGCATATCCTTGGAGAGGGCCTGTTCTCCAGCATCTGTTACGACCTGGCACAGCTGGAGCGGGACTTTGACAAGACGGGGTCAAGTTCATCGAAGAGCAGCAGCTGTGAGACTCTGGATCTGGGCGAGTACAGCCACACGGTGGATGATTATCACCCTTATGCCAAGCAGCCATTAAATGGTCCCTGTAAGAGCTTACCATCAAGAAATGAAGTGAGGCCCGATAGAGGTGCTGCCCGAAGTCGCTTCGCCACTGTACCGGCTTATCGCCATGACTTCTTCCAACCAAACTGGCAAGTCCAGGACACAGATTCTGCCATCAGAAACCGTTTGTCTATAGAGAGTGCAACTCCAAAGACCAAGAAACGGCCTGTTTCTGAGCCGACGAAGAAGTTCCATTTTGATCTCCTCCCCGAAGAGAGAGATGTAGTCGTAGAATCCGAAGATGAGGGTTTGGAAACTGCCGACGATAAAACCTTTACAGAGTATTCTGAGGTTGACATTATTGAGGCTCTGGTCCGTTCAGGTATGTTGAATGCAGATACATGTAGTGGTCTACCAACAATTAGGAGCCATGATCTAGACAAGACAGAACTTGAGAATAAGGGTAATGAGGAGAAGGAGAATCAATGTCTCTCAAGGTCTGAGAACACAGAGTCTGGTGTGAGCACCTTGGACACGACCTTGGAGACCTCGGATCAGAGTTTCGATCCAAACAGCATCAGCAGCCATGCCGATCCACTAGACCTGGATTTTGACTTACTTCCAATCGATGAGTACCTGGAAAACAAAAGCCTTGCAGACGATATTCTCAGCAGTTTTGGGATCTTCAGAGACGGAACTACTCAAAGTAGCCCTTTGGAGCCCATTGATGGAAAGTGTGAGATGTACTCTCTTCCTGGTATGTCCAATAGATGCAGTGACACTGATGATGTCTTCTTTAACGGTGCCACAATGGGTGATTGTTACAGTAGTGGCAGGTCGGCTAGTTTTATCGTAAAAGACCGCGACATTTTAGACCTTACATTTGGACCGAATGAGTCCACCATACAAGATATGACACAGCCAGTGTACTCAGGAACGTTTGACTCTCTGCACGACACTTCAAGTGTTTTCCGTAGTTCCTTGGCCAGCAGTCCAACCAGCTCTGTAAGTTCAGCCTCTTTGTCATATGCCGAATGGAGCGATCTTGAGGCTTTGCACGAAGAGGAAGGATCCATGCTATCCATGGATACAGTGACCACACAGGACACGCCGCCCAACTCTGAAACCGAGATGAATTCCTACCACACCATGCCCAAACAGAAGAAGATTAACTTCATGCACCGCTTCTCGGAGCGCAAGCCGCAAAATTATCCACCCCCGAAACCTAGAAGGACCTGGTACTACCGCTCCAGCGCTGACGTACGCAAAAGCCTTGTGAAATCCTGCGGGGTTGAAGTTGATGCTGTGCTCGGTTTGGATTGCCAGTACGCTACGGTGAACAAATCCCCAACACGAGTAAGCAAGCGTGGGTTAAACTTACTGGCGTTCAGCAAGACCAGCACGAACATGTCGTTTGACTCTGGGGTGGTGACTGGTGATGATGAGGAAGGTCCTTCCACTGTAAGCTGTAGAGATTCCTACCCTGTTGGACACGACTACGAAGAGGTGTACATGAGCAAGACGGAGCTGAAACCAACCCTGTATGAGAGATTGTCACGAAAGGGACACTACGCTGAAGTCAAGAAAGCAAAAGTTCAAGTTAAGGGAGAAAGCAGTTCAgag GCAACCTATGCTGTCTGCACCCTGTGGGTGAACAAGAACTGCGTGGAGGCCCTGGTGACATTTGATCACCTGACCAAGCAGCTTCTGTCCCCTTACTCCATCGTCCCCGCTGTCAGACAACTAGAGGGGGTTCGAAAGATGAGCTTGGGAGACAGCCTGGATGTTATAGAGGCAAGCGACTACCCTGCTTGGACCAGCATTTTGAATGTGCTGGCAACAGAAGA
- the LOC139954379 gene encoding uncharacterized protein isoform X1: protein MTMSEKGSHQTDVPMVLTMSTTDDAILQSGSRRPEARDPDNRHGSSLLHSSPPPRPDSLNMDGWCIVSEAALTKEMLQHIHKPEEIASLAASYLTRQLFAILEDSLEPLLVDQIFKALQDISEVDAQVLRNFIEELNEEQDKEEHPHLSLFSNDNESPRDDNRHPRVVIKVLLDLLRFSPLPVEHNILWVRLLSRLSHPPHDLATFIDLKVAATVLGTMSAHTNSAQIQEHGCRVLEPLAKFRPTPFQKAPVRESGIQVLLRTLETHLNDATIVAGVCLVLANLTCTMSQFTSWAIQQGYPDDEAEKLVMVSMEITDYIKENGLTLLDRAIIIWADNMEIQNEATRIMACFGYHSPLPSSEDSSPTETGHRKPSILKSFDSPRPTCPERRVTFSYDLDTRVEYQCSDSESDFGPEEPKRHTVCGGEMAKDNDIRGEAFFLEGEARMREDYEMEPGPSKADRKLSFPNFKMEGDYLKMWEHILGEGLFSSICYDLAQLERDFDKTGSSSSKSSSCETLDLGEYSHTVDDYHPYAKQPLNGPCKSLPSRNEVRPDRGAARSRFATVPAYRHDFFQPNWQVQDTDSAIRNRLSIESATPKTKKRPVSEPTKKFHFDLLPEERDVVVESEDEGLETADDKTFTEYSEVDIIEALVRSGMLNADTCSGLPTIRSHDLDKTELENKGNEEKENQCLSRSENTESGVSTLDTTLETSDQSFDPNSISSHADPLDLDFDLLPIDEYLENKSLADDILSSFGIFRDGTTQSSPLEPIDGKCEMYSLPGMSNRCSDTDDVFFNGATMGDCYSSGRSASFIVKDRDILDLTFGPNESTIQDMTQPVYSGTFDSLHDTSSVFRSSLASSPTSSVSSASLSYAEWSDLEALHEEEGSMLSMDTVTTQDTPPNSETEMNSYHTMPKQKKINFMHRFSERKPQNYPPPKPRRTWYYRSSADVRKSLVKSCGVEVDAVLGLDCQYATVNKSPTRVSKRGLNLLAFSKTSTNMSFDSGVVTGDDEEGPSTVSCRDSYPVGHDYEEVYMSKTELKPTLYERLSRKGHYAEVKKAKVQVKGESSSEATYAVCTLWVNKNCVEALVTFDHLTKQLLSPYSIVPAVRQLEGVRKMSLGDSLDVIEASDYPAWTSILNVLATEENKWTLSLAAQVLPIIDRLFYTKDEAIMDASVGLVQLLIRKFGHEIEKHHSGGLFRTRFRDDCRTCFMWLSKLYSRVSDLMKRDSRREDDLDSLLHLALLSSLRESLKPFNSRISRGVTM, encoded by the exons GGTCTCACCAAACTGACGTACCAATGGTGCTGACCATGTCAACAACTGATGATGCCATACTGCAATCGGGCAGCAGACGTCCGGAGGCCAGGGATCCAGACAATCGTCATGGGTCGTCTCTGCTACACAGCTCCCCACCGCCCAGGCCTGATTCACTCAACATGGACGGCTGGTGCATCGTATCGGAGGCTGCACTCACAAAGGAAATGTTGCAACATATCCACAAACCAGAAGAG aTTGCGAGTCTTGCAGCATCCTATCTGACCCGGCAGCTTTTTGCCATTCTGGAGGACAGTCTGGAGCCACTCCTCGTAGACCAAATCTTCAAAGCTTTACAG GACATCAGTGAAGTTGACGCACAAGTTTTGAGAAATTTCATCGAGGAGCTGAATGAAGAGCAGGATAAAGAAGAGCACCCTCATCTGAGCCTGTTCAGTAACGACAATGAAAGTCCGAGAGATGACAACCGACACCCACGGGTAGTCATCAAGGTGCTCTTAGACTTGCTGAGGTTTTCACCG CTCCCAGTGGAACACAACATCCTGTGGGTCAGGCTGCTGTCTCGCCTGAGTCACCCGCCACATGACCTGGCCACCTTTATTGACCTCAAAGTTGCAGCCACCGTCCTGGGTACCATGAGTGCCCACACCAACTCGGCCCAAATCCAGGAGCATGGCTGTAGGGTCCTGGAGCCACTGGCCAAGTTCAGACCGACGCCGTTTCAGAAG GCCCCAGTTAGAGAGAGCGGTATTCAGGTGTTACTACGCACACTTGAGACACACCTCAACGACGCTACTATCGTAGCTGGAGTGTGTCTGGTCCTAGCCAACTTAACATGCACCATGTCACAGTTTACATCATGGGCCATCCAACAAG GTTACCCAGACGATGAAGCTGAGAAACTGGTCATGGTGTCCATGGAGATCACAGACTACATCAAGGAGAACGGCCTGACACTACTGGACAGAGCCATCATCATATGGGCTGATAACATGGAGATACAGAATGAGGCTACCAGAATCATGGCTTGCTTTGGCTACCATTCCCCATTGCCAAG TTCTGAAGATTCCAGCCCCACCGAAACTGGTCACCGTAAGCCGAGCATACTCAAAAGCTTTGACTCTCCACGACCGACCTGCCCAGAGCGTCGCGTCACATTCTCTTATGATTTGGACACCAGAGTCGAGTACCAGTGTTCAGATTCAGAATCTGACTTTGGTCCTGAAGAGCCTAAACGACACACCGTCTGTGGAGGTGAGATGGCTAAGGATAACGACATCAGGGGGGAGGCTTTCTTCCTGGAGGGCGAGGCCAGAATGAGGGAAGATTACGAAATGGAACCCGGACCCAGCAAAGCAGATAGAAAATTGTCGTTCCCAAACTTCAAAATGGAGGGTGACTACCTGAAGATGTGGGAGCATATCCTTGGAGAGGGCCTGTTCTCCAGCATCTGTTACGACCTGGCACAGCTGGAGCGGGACTTTGACAAGACGGGGTCAAGTTCATCGAAGAGCAGCAGCTGTGAGACTCTGGATCTGGGCGAGTACAGCCACACGGTGGATGATTATCACCCTTATGCCAAGCAGCCATTAAATGGTCCCTGTAAGAGCTTACCATCAAGAAATGAAGTGAGGCCCGATAGAGGTGCTGCCCGAAGTCGCTTCGCCACTGTACCGGCTTATCGCCATGACTTCTTCCAACCAAACTGGCAAGTCCAGGACACAGATTCTGCCATCAGAAACCGTTTGTCTATAGAGAGTGCAACTCCAAAGACCAAGAAACGGCCTGTTTCTGAGCCGACGAAGAAGTTCCATTTTGATCTCCTCCCCGAAGAGAGAGATGTAGTCGTAGAATCCGAAGATGAGGGTTTGGAAACTGCCGACGATAAAACCTTTACAGAGTATTCTGAGGTTGACATTATTGAGGCTCTGGTCCGTTCAGGTATGTTGAATGCAGATACATGTAGTGGTCTACCAACAATTAGGAGCCATGATCTAGACAAGACAGAACTTGAGAATAAGGGTAATGAGGAGAAGGAGAATCAATGTCTCTCAAGGTCTGAGAACACAGAGTCTGGTGTGAGCACCTTGGACACGACCTTGGAGACCTCGGATCAGAGTTTCGATCCAAACAGCATCAGCAGCCATGCCGATCCACTAGACCTGGATTTTGACTTACTTCCAATCGATGAGTACCTGGAAAACAAAAGCCTTGCAGACGATATTCTCAGCAGTTTTGGGATCTTCAGAGACGGAACTACTCAAAGTAGCCCTTTGGAGCCCATTGATGGAAAGTGTGAGATGTACTCTCTTCCTGGTATGTCCAATAGATGCAGTGACACTGATGATGTCTTCTTTAACGGTGCCACAATGGGTGATTGTTACAGTAGTGGCAGGTCGGCTAGTTTTATCGTAAAAGACCGCGACATTTTAGACCTTACATTTGGACCGAATGAGTCCACCATACAAGATATGACACAGCCAGTGTACTCAGGAACGTTTGACTCTCTGCACGACACTTCAAGTGTTTTCCGTAGTTCCTTGGCCAGCAGTCCAACCAGCTCTGTAAGTTCAGCCTCTTTGTCATATGCCGAATGGAGCGATCTTGAGGCTTTGCACGAAGAGGAAGGATCCATGCTATCCATGGATACAGTGACCACACAGGACACGCCGCCCAACTCTGAAACCGAGATGAATTCCTACCACACCATGCCCAAACAGAAGAAGATTAACTTCATGCACCGCTTCTCGGAGCGCAAGCCGCAAAATTATCCACCCCCGAAACCTAGAAGGACCTGGTACTACCGCTCCAGCGCTGACGTACGCAAAAGCCTTGTGAAATCCTGCGGGGTTGAAGTTGATGCTGTGCTCGGTTTGGATTGCCAGTACGCTACGGTGAACAAATCCCCAACACGAGTAAGCAAGCGTGGGTTAAACTTACTGGCGTTCAGCAAGACCAGCACGAACATGTCGTTTGACTCTGGGGTGGTGACTGGTGATGATGAGGAAGGTCCTTCCACTGTAAGCTGTAGAGATTCCTACCCTGTTGGACACGACTACGAAGAGGTGTACATGAGCAAGACGGAGCTGAAACCAACCCTGTATGAGAGATTGTCACGAAAGGGACACTACGCTGAAGTCAAGAAAGCAAAAGTTCAAGTTAAGGGAGAAAGCAGTTCAgag GCAACCTATGCTGTCTGCACCCTGTGGGTGAACAAGAACTGCGTGGAGGCCCTGGTGACATTTGATCACCTGACCAAGCAGCTTCTGTCCCCTTACTCCATCGTCCCCGCTGTCAGACAACTAGAGGGGGTTCGAAAGATGAGCTTGGGAGACAGCCTGGATGTTATAGAGGCAAGCGACTACCCTGCTTGGACCAGCATTTTGAATGTGCTGGCAACAGAAGA